One segment of Primulina huaijiensis isolate GDHJ02 unplaced genomic scaffold, ASM1229523v2 scaffold25443, whole genome shotgun sequence DNA contains the following:
- the LOC140967500 gene encoding quinolinate synthase, chloroplastic-like produces MDSTTTLSAVRAASSSFFCSSKNPKFGHLSNPKPAHPVIRCFHSQNPCRNSVYPLKTTSRTPFHCSAVTSQASGSGNLTSTSTAADAKLRVLIEELQSLTEPVDRVKRLLHYAELLPFFEDSLKTTENRVPGCTARVWIHVELDSENRLSFLADSDSEITKGYCACLVWILDGATAEEILAVKTEDLGPLNIVGLNGKGRGYSGSRANTWHNVLMSMQKRTKALVAKREGRLQGEPFPSLIVSADGIQAKGSYAEAQARFLSPDEVKIQELVNLLEEKKIGVVAHFYMDPEVQGILTSARKLWPHIHISDSLVMADSAVQMAKAGCKFITVLGVDFMSENVRAILDEAGFTEVGVYRMSNERIGCSLADAASSLKYMDYLATAAASVPSPSLHVVYINTSLETKAYTHEVVPTITCTSSNVVQTILQAFAEVPNLCVWYGPDTYMGANIMELFRQMTVMSDEEIASIHPNHSRNSIKSLIPRLHYFQDGTCIVHHLFGHEVVGKINEMYGDAFLTAHFEVPGEMFSLAMEAKKRGMGVVGSTQTILDFIRERVQESLTRNVDDHLQFVLGTESGMVTSIVVAVRKLLGSIKSDEGAKVTIEIVFPVSSESVTTQNSTLGETGDFLQLHVIPGVASGEGCSLHGGCASCPYMKMNSLSSLLKVCRSLPHDKDSLSEYEAGRFSLQTPNGKLIADVGCEPILHMRHFQATKKLPDKLIQQILHHGR; encoded by the exons ATGGACTCAACAACCACACTGTCCGCCGTTAGAGCTGCATCTTCCTCGTTCTTTTGCAGTTCTAAAAACCCTAAATTCGGCCACCTATCCAATCCAAAACCCGCGCACCCTGTGATCAGATGCTTCCATTCGCAAAACCCATGTCGTAATTCTGTGTATCCGCTCAAAACTACATCGAGAACGCCTTTTCATTGCTCAGCCGTCACCTCACAAGCCTCCGGAAGCGGTAATCTGACGAGTACTTCCACCGCTGCTGACGCTAAGCTGCGTGTCCTTATCGAAGAACTTCAATCACTGACCGAACCGGTAGACCGTGTCAAGAGATTGCTGCACTATGCCGAGCTCCTCCCTTTTTTCGAAGACTCGTTAAAAACTACGGAAAACCGCGTGCCAGGATGCACCGCACGTGTGTGGATCCATGTAGAACTAGACAGTGAGAATAGGTTGAGTTTTTTGGCTGACAGTGATTCGGAGATAACAAAAGGGTATTGTGCCTGTCTGGTTTGGATTCTTGATGGAGCGACGGCGGAGGAGATTTTGGCAGTAAAGACAGAGGATTTAGGGCCGTTGAATATTGTTGGATTAAATGGGAAAGGAAGGGGTTATTCTGGCAGCAGAGCGAATACTTGGCACAATGTGTTGATGAGCATGCAAAAGAGGACTAAGGCTTTGGTGGCCAAGCGCGAGGGAAGGTTGCAAGGCGAGCCGTTTCCATCGTTGATTGTGAGTGCTGATGGTATACAAGCTAAGGGAAGCTATGCTGAAGCTCAg GCGAGATTTCTGTCCCCTGATGAGGTAAAAATTCAAGAACTTGTGAATTTGCTGGAGGAGAAAAAAATTGGGGTGGTTGCGCATTTTTACATGGACCCTGAGGTCCAAGGCATTTTAACTTCTGCACGGAAGCTGTGGCCTCACATCCATATATCTGATTCATTGGTAATGGCAGATTCTGCGGTCCAAATGGCTAAAGCTGGGTGCAAATTTATCACTGTTCTCGGTGTAGATTTTATGTCTGAAAATGTACGTGCTATCCTCGATGAGGCTGGATTTACAGAG GTAGGTGTGTACAGGATGTCTAATGAACGAATTGGTTGCTCCTTGGCTGATGCTGCATCCAGCCTTAAATATATGGATTATCTTGCCACTGCTGCAGCTTCCGTTCCTTCTCCCTCTTTGCATGTCGTCTATATTAATACGTCCCTTGAGACCAAAGCTTATACACATGAAGTTGTTCCAACAATTACCTGTACCTCTTCTAATGTCGTGCAAACCATTCTGCAG gcttttgcaGAAGTGCCTAATTTATGCGTATGGTATGGTCCTGACACTTACATGGGAGCAAATATCATGGAGTTGTTTCGGCAGATGACTGTGATGAGCGATGAAGAAATAGCTAGCATACATCCAAATCACAGTAGAAACTCTATCAAATCTTTGATACCTCGGCTTCATTATTTTCAG GATGGAACGTGTATCGTTCATCACCTCTTTGGTCATGAAGTTGTTGGTAAAATTAATGAAATGTATGGCGATGCATTTCTAACCGCTCATTTCGAAGTTCCTGGTGAAATGTTCTCTCTAGCAATGGAAGCAAAGAAAAGAGGAATGGGAGTAGTAGGTTCCACACAAACTATATTAGACTTCATCAGAGAAAGGGTGCAAGAGTCATTAACTAGAAATGTCGACGATCATCTTCAGTTTGTTTTAGGAACCGAATCAGGAATGGTGACTTCAATAGTTGTCGCAGTTCGCAAATTATTAGGCTCTATAAAGTCCGATGAGGGAGCAAAAGTGACAATAGAGATAGTCTTTCCAGTCTCATCGGAGTCGGTAACAACACAGAACTCAACCTTGGGTGAAACAGGTGACTTCTTGCAACTTCATGTAATACCTGGTGTAGCAAGTGGAGAGGGTTGTTCTCTCCATGGAGGCTGTGCATCTTGTCCTTACATGAAG ATGAACTCTCTCAGCTCGCTCCTCAAAGTTTGCCGCAGTTTGCCTCATGACAAAGATAGTCTTTCAGAATATGAAGCAGGACGATTCAGTTTGCAAACCCCAAATGGAAAACTGATTGCAGATGTTGGTTGTGAGCCAATACTGCATATGAGACATTTTCAG GCCACAAAAAAACTGCCGGATAAGCTGATTCAACAAATCCTTCATCATGGAAGATAA
- the LOC140967593 gene encoding manganese-dependent ADP-ribose/CDP-alcohol diphosphatase-like: protein MGCANGVVSARRRQPPVSFGVISDVQYADIPDRRSFQAIAGIACLCCKEHICPKDRSLTAVDKIVNELSIFNGPVYHKIGNHRLYNLPCEKLRADGVVGSYPSRCNNVKPESYYMLPSTFGSSSNEALLWNYKEVMDLIHRYKCVKISVAGHDHKGGYCIDSHGVHHRVLEAALKCPPSSDSFGYIDLFHDRLFTLWFRQNGNDGYGFQLDRQKNIYL from the exons ATGGGTTGTGCAAACGGAGTAGTAAGCGCTCGAAGGAGGCAACCACCGGTTTCCTTTGGGGTGATATCAGATGTCCAGTATGCTGACATTCCTGATCGCCGCTCATTCCAAGCTATTGCAGGCATAGCTTGCTTGTGTTGCAAAGAGCA CATCTGCCCAAAGGACCGATCTCTAACTGCTGTCGATAAAATTGTCAACGAATTAAGTATTTTCAATGGCCCTGTTTATCACAAGATTGGCAATCACCGTCTCTACAATCTCCCTTGTGAGAAGTTGCGAGCAGATGGAGTGGTTGGATCGTATCCTTCAAGATGCAACAATGTTAAACCAGAAAGTTATTATATGCTGCCATCTACCTTTGGATCCTCGAGCAATGAAGCACTTTTGTGGAATTATAAGGAAGTGATGGATTTGATACATCGATACAAATGCGTAAAGATCTCTGTTGCAGGGCACGATCATAAAGGTGGATATTGTATTGATTCCCATGGTGTGCACCATCGAGTTCTTGAAGCGGCATTGAAATGCCCTCCCAGCAGTGATTCCTTTGGTTATATCGACCTTTTCCATGATCGATTGTTTACTCTGTGGTTCAGACAGAATGGGAACGACGGATATGGTTTTCAGCTAGACAGACAGAAGAATATCTACTTGTAA
- the LOC140967501 gene encoding high-affinity nitrate transporter 3.1-like: MAIQAFLVASFVFSWLASTSNGVTTFSSLQQTLIVTASPHPGQVMKAGEDKITVTWSLNTSLQTGIDSTYKTVKIKLCYSPISQKDRGWRKTVDILAKDKTCQHKMGAQPYTNASNNSLTLIVQRDVPTATYFIRVYACNSADEEVAYGQTTDTKKGSNLFEVRAISGRHTSLDIASVCFSTFSVVSLFGFFFIEKRKAKALQTK; the protein is encoded by the exons ATGGCAATTCAAGCTTTTCTCGTGGCTTCCTTTGTGTTCTCTTGGCTTGCATCCACTTCCAACGGGGTAACGACGTTTTCCTCCCTTCAGCAAACCTTGATCGTCACTGCTTCGCCTCATCCGGGACAAG TTATGAAAGCTGGAGAAGACAAAATAACAGTAACATGGTCACTCAACACCAGCCTCCAAACTGGAATAGATTCGACTTACAAGACAGTAAAGATCAAGCTGTGCTACTCCCCGATCAGCCAAAAAGATCGTGGCTGGAGGAAAACAGTGGACATTTTAGCAAAAGACAAGACATGTCAACACAAGATGGGTGCCCAGCCATACACCAACGCTTCTAACAATTCCTTAACGTTGATAGTTCAAAGGGATGTGCCTACTGCAACTTATTTTATCAGGGTTTATGCATGTAACTCGGCTGATGAAGAGGTAGCCTACGGCCAAACAACGGATACGAAGAAGGGCAGCAATTTGTTCGAAGTGAGGGCGATTTCAGGGCGTCATACTTCACTGGATATTGCCTCAGTCTGCTTCTCTACTTTCTCTGTCGTGTCATTATTTGGTTTCTTTTTCATTGAAAAGAGAAAGGCCAAAGCTTTGCAAACTAAGTGA